A genomic segment from Triticum dicoccoides isolate Atlit2015 ecotype Zavitan chromosome 1A, WEW_v2.0, whole genome shotgun sequence encodes:
- the LOC119350048 gene encoding kinetochore protein SPC25 homolog: MLAAVESFASDCFLGELEPNSRPGKERCEWHGEPLRLAALIHEEGDSGEEDKAGFPPIDEILRVAEDLDGFKKRLRDLGADLGQALSDKLRAESKCERVRESISASAGTSEQLSSLITEQRNRREWLATVISNVLEAVEALEATSDEDDTWRKDIEKSLCWYQNLLGFQVVDGGEGVKFVFDKVDLQSPEKEFSFSLKFDSDRYTLLRCSPPVEDSEELMKDLNLTNDLVKFVRIIRQRFQAAALNGDLPVSPTVCSDASAIPISTPVIKSVDSRSKNDRDRSNSQSKNRKPALPAKRKASVLSAASPGSVRRSTRFVGNEGVTS, from the exons ATGCTAGCGGCAGTCGAGTCCTTCGCCTCCGACTGCTTTCTCGGCGAGCTCGAGCCAAATTCGCGCCCGGGGAAGGAAAGATGTGAGTGGCACGGGGAACCGCTTCGCTTGGCAGCGCTGATTCATGAGGAAGGAGATTCGGGAGAAGAGGATAAG GCGGGTTTCCCTCCGATTGATGAGATTCTCCGTGTTGCAGAGGACCTCGATGGATTCAAGAAGCGGCTGCGGGACCTGGGAGCTGACCTAGGGCAAGCCCTGTCCG ACAAACTCCGCGCTGAGTCGAAATGCGAGCGCGTCAGGGAGTCGATTTCAGCCTCGGCTGGTACGAGTGAGCAGCTCAGTAGCCTGATTACCGAGCAAAGGAACAGGAGAGAGTGGCTTGCCACGGTCATATCGAATGTGCTCGAGG CTGTCGAGGCTCTTGAAGCAACGAGCGATGAAGATGATACATGGAGGAAAGACATAGAAAAATCTCTATGCTGGTATCAAAACTTGCTTGGCTTCCAGGTTGTCGATGGAGGAGAAG GCGTGAAATTTGTATTTGACAAGGTTGACTTGCAAAGTCCTGAGAAGGAGTTTTCATTTTCGTTAAAGTTTGACAGTGATAGATATACCT TACTTCGATGTAGTCCACCCGTGGAAGATTCTGAGGAACTGATGAAGGATTTGAACCTCACTAACGATCTAGTCAAGTTTGTAAGAATAATCCGACAGAGGTTCCAGGCTGCTGCTTTGAATG GGGATCTTCCTGTAAGCCCAACTGTTTGTTCAGATGCTTCCGCTATACCCATCTCAACTCCGGTGATAAAGTCAGTTGACTCCAGAAGCAAAAATGATAGAGATAGAAGTAATTCTCAAAGTAAGAACAGGAAGCCGGCTCTTCCTGCTAAGAGAAAAGCTTCTGTCCTATCGGCAGCATCTCCTGGTTCTGTGCGTCGCTCCACGCGTTTTGTG GGGAACGAGGGAGTCACCAGCTGA
- the LOC119359410 gene encoding respirasome Complex Assembly Factor 1-like — protein MAKAKPSSSAKKQAAKSQGAQQGGGAGHAAPSGLARYLDPEAPWDKDQLLDAVHWIRQAVALACGLLWGAVPLVGAPWIVLFVAISSGIIYWYYAHLLKVDEEEFGGHGALLQEGMFASFTLFLLSWILVYSLVHF, from the exons ATGGCGAAGGCGAAGCCGTCGTCGTCGGCGAAGAAGCAGGCGGCGAAGAGCCAGGGGGCTCAGCAGGGCGGCGGGGCCGGGCACGCGGCGCCGTCCGGGCTCGCGCGGTACCTCGACCCGGAGGCGCCGTGGGACAAGGACCAGCTGCTGGACGCCGTGCACTGGATCCGCCAGGCCGTGGCGCTCGCCTGCGGCCTCCTCTGGGGCGCCGTCCCGCTCGTCGGCGCCCCCTGGATCGTCCT GTTCGTGGCCATTTCTTCTGGCATAATTTACTGGTACTATGCGCACCTATTGAAGGTCGACGAGGAAGAATTCGGAGGCCATGGCGCGCTGCTTCAGGAGGGGATGTTCGCATCTTTCACCCTTTTCCTG